Proteins encoded by one window of Puntigrus tetrazona isolate hp1 chromosome 25, ASM1883169v1, whole genome shotgun sequence:
- the LOC122331008 gene encoding probable polypeptide N-acetylgalactosaminyltransferase 8 isoform X1, protein MKIAARVVCLLVIAAVVYSLLYMSFIRPVMNSDNRSQTPENLEVLRRLKRIEDQVHKIARVIEVKNQEVKEAVVEQKLTTKKLYPHSPLFSSWGAELTEKEQMEAERQFQEFGYNVFLSNRLPLNRAIPDTRNIRCSVKIYPKDLPTISVILIYFNEALSVIKRAIRSIIDKTPARLLKEIILVDDYSSNEDLKLALDKYIDVFNKDKPGLIKKVRHERQMGLAKARISGWKAATGQVVAILDAHIEVNLEWAEPLLARIKADRTVVLSPVFDNVRFDTLEVIEYIASAHAFDWNLWCMYESFRPEWYNNNDPSVPGKSPSIMGILVADRQFLGEIGVLDEGMTIYGGENVELAIRVWLCGGSIEVVPCSKIAHIEREHKPYSRDLSKPMLRNALRVAEIWLDEYKSNVNIAWNLPLQNHGIDIGNVTERKMLREKLKCKPFKWYLENVYPLLNSWEDIIAYGALKNNIKEKYCIDQGEVPGSVPILYECHYYDPQHCYYNRNGEIYIGGIKSHTYNSNRCLMDSGSGNTPALHDCKNAKEKGLGIYWDFSQGSAIRNRNTNRCLEIGQGEDSYYRLILQTCTGQKWTIQHVIKDF, encoded by the exons atgaagattgCTGCAAGagttgtgtgtttgttagttATTGCTGCCGTAGTCTACAGTCTCTTGTACATGTCATTTATCAGACCGGTGATGAATAGTGACAACAGGTCACAAACGCCAGAAAACTTGGAGGTTCTCAGAAGACTGAAGAGAATAGAAGATCAAGTTCATAAAATAG CCAGAGTAATAGAGGTTAAAAATCAAGAGGTCAAAGAGGCTGTAGTGGAACAGAAACTTACAACAAAGAAGCTGTATCCACATTCACCTCTCTTCAGTTCATGGGGAGCTGAACTCACAGAGAAGGAACAGATGGAAGCAGAGAGGCAGTTTCAGGAGTTTGGATACAATGTGTTCCTCAGTAACAGATTACCATTGAACAGAGCAATCCCTGATACTCGAAACATCAG ATGTAGTGTGAAGATCTACCCTAAGGACCTGCCAACAATTAGTGTGATTCTGATCTACTTTAATGAGGCTCTGTCAGTCATTAAAAGGGCAATCCGCAGCATCATTGACAAAACTCCTGCTCGTCTGCTAAAGGAGATCATCCTGGTAGACGACTACAGCTCCAATG AGGATCTGAAATTGGCTCTGGATAAATATAttgatgtatttaataaagacaAACCTGGCTTAATCAAGAAAGTGAGACATGAAAGGCAGATGGGGCTTGCTAAAGCAAGAATCTCAGGCTGGAAAGCGGCCACAGGTCAGGTGGTGGCCATTCTGGATGCGCACATTGAAGTTAATTTGGAATG GGCAGAGCCACTACTTGCAAGAATCAAAGCAGACAGGACAGTAGTGCTGTCTCCAGTGTTTGACAATGTGCGTTTTGACACACTGGAGGTTATTGAGTATATTGCATCTGCTCATGCGTTCGACTGGAACCTCTGGTGCATGTATGAGTCCTTCCGGCCAGAATGGTACAACAACAACGATCCATCAGTACCAGGGAA GAGTCCCTCAATCATGGGTATTCTTGTTGCCGATCGCCAGTTCCTGGGAGAAATTGGAGTTTTGGATGAAGGGATGACAATTTATGGCGGGGAAAATGTTGAACTTGCAATACGT GTCTGGCTCTGCGGTGGGAGCATTGAAGTGGTGCCGTGTTCAAAGATCGCTCACATTGAAAGAGAACATAAGCCATATTCACGAGATCTCAGCAAACCCATGCTCCGAAACGCCCTGAGAGTGGCTGAAATCTGGCTGGATGAATACAAATCAAATGTGAATATTGCCTGGAATCTCCCTCTTCAG aATCATGGGATTGATATTGGCAATgtaactgaaagaaaaatgttacgAGAGAAACTTAAATGTAAGCCCTTCAAATGGTATCTGGAAAATGTATATCCTCTCCTAAACAGCTGGGAAGACATAATTGCTTATGGTGCG CTGAAGAATAACATCAAGGAAAAATACTGTATTGATCAAGGTGAAGTTCCTGGAAGTGTACCTATTCTGTATGAATGTCATTACTATGACCCTCAG CATTGTTATTACAACCGTAATGGAGAGATCTACATCGGAGGCATCAAATCTCACACGTATAACTCGAACCGTTGTCTAATGGATTCTGGTAGTGGAAATACACCAGCATTGCATGACTGCAAAAATGCCAAGGAGAAAGGACTGGGGATATACTGGGACTTTTCTCAG ggaAGTGCGATAAGGAACAGAAACACAAATCGATGTCTTGAGATCGGACAAGGGGAGGATTCCTACTACCGTCTTATTTTGCAAACATGCACAGGGCAAAAATGGACAATACAACATGTTATCAAAGACTTTTAA
- the ribc2 gene encoding RIB43A-like with coiled-coils protein 2 isoform X2: MNEVELLSDRVAAVQLERRRNRELQRRERIFSDKVRTIGVDKDALDHQVKELREKGQRQANEFKIYADELLCGDRVACVLEQRQKKDERLLNEAIVHFRQHFQQPASRREFDLNDPELLRKQEGVRILPGLTGEDPAQKDRLRKQQEQLRAWSLQQQDELERAKQQLQQEMHQYDQSRLALDDQALELQKMEEQSKKAAAIATKDFNLILAAEIANRRLQEHHEEEESNQTDILNQLNGDLLMENPEQNISVLGLSRLRREYYKGMSPKELQQYTQYQLQQAEDKKRVVVKQREKELQEHQEHMTSARAALLLERRQARINKELRRAMDNTNAKLAQAHDAQKKHLQDVYTNIPDERYFSQFNTSSR, translated from the exons ATGAACGAAGTTGAGCTTCTGTCAGACCGAGTTGCAGCTGTTCAGCTCGAAAGGAGGAGAAACAGGGAGCTGCAGCGCCGAGAGAGGATCTTCAGTGATAAAGTCCGCACGATTGGA GTTGACAAAGATGCTCTCGACCACCAAGTTAAAGAACTAAGAGAGAAAGGCCAACGCCAAGCGAATGAGTTTAAAATCTATG ctgatgaGCTGCTGTGCGGTGATCGTGTGGCTTGCGTGCTGGAGCAGCGGCAAAAGAAAGATGAGCGTCTGTTGAATGAAGCCATTGTGCATTTCAGGCAACACTTTCAACAACCTGCCAGTCGGCGTGAGTTTGATCTGAACGATCCAGAGCTGCTGAGGAAGCAGGAAGGGGTGCGGATACTGCCGGGGCTTACCGGAGAAGATCCGGCCCAGAAGGACAGGCTGAGGAAGCAGCAGGAGCAGCTCAGAGCATGGTCCCTACAACAGCAAGACGAGCTAGAGCGAGCGAAACAACAGTTACAACAAGAAA TGCACCAGTATGATCAAAGCAGACTGGCTCTAGACGACCAAGCTCTTGAATTGCAGAAGATGGAGGAACAAAGCAAGAAGGCTGCAGCCATTGCCACCAAAGACTTTAACCTCATTCTG GCTGCAGAAATCGCTAATCGACGTCTACAGGAGCACCATGAAGAAGAGGAAAGCAACCAGACGGACATCCTGAACCAGCTAAATGGAGACCTGCTGATGGAAAACCCTGAGCAGAATATTAGTGTGCTGGGTCTGTCTCGCCTGCGCAGGGAGTATTACAAGGGAATGAGTCCTAAGGAGCTCCAGCAGTACACACAATACCAGCTGCAGCAAGCAGAAGATAAGAAG CGTGTTGTCGTGAAGCAACGAGAAAAGGAGCTTCAGGAGCATCAAGAGCACATGACATCTGCCCGTGCTGCGCTGCTGCTAGAAAGACGGCAAGCACGCATTAATAAGGAGCTGCGCAGGGCAATGGACAACACCAACGCAAAGCTGGCTCAGGCCCATGATGCTCA GAAGAAACATCTTCAGGATGTTTACACAAATATTCCAGACGAGCGCTATTTTTCCCAGTTTAATACCAGCAGTAGATAA
- the LOC122331008 gene encoding probable polypeptide N-acetylgalactosaminyltransferase 8 isoform X2: MKSPGCFSPVSQFFRQFLFTVICSVKIYPKDLPTISVILIYFNEALSVIKRAIRSIIDKTPARLLKEIILVDDYSSNEDLKLALDKYIDVFNKDKPGLIKKVRHERQMGLAKARISGWKAATGQVVAILDAHIEVNLEWAEPLLARIKADRTVVLSPVFDNVRFDTLEVIEYIASAHAFDWNLWCMYESFRPEWYNNNDPSVPGKSPSIMGILVADRQFLGEIGVLDEGMTIYGGENVELAIRVWLCGGSIEVVPCSKIAHIEREHKPYSRDLSKPMLRNALRVAEIWLDEYKSNVNIAWNLPLQNHGIDIGNVTERKMLREKLKCKPFKWYLENVYPLLNSWEDIIAYGALKNNIKEKYCIDQGEVPGSVPILYECHYYDPQHCYYNRNGEIYIGGIKSHTYNSNRCLMDSGSGNTPALHDCKNAKEKGLGIYWDFSQGSAIRNRNTNRCLEIGQGEDSYYRLILQTCTGQKWTIQHVIKDF; the protein is encoded by the exons ATGAAGAGTCCTGGTTGTTTCAGTCCTGTTTCTCAGTTCTTCAGGCAGTTTCTATTCACtgtaat ATGTAGTGTGAAGATCTACCCTAAGGACCTGCCAACAATTAGTGTGATTCTGATCTACTTTAATGAGGCTCTGTCAGTCATTAAAAGGGCAATCCGCAGCATCATTGACAAAACTCCTGCTCGTCTGCTAAAGGAGATCATCCTGGTAGACGACTACAGCTCCAATG AGGATCTGAAATTGGCTCTGGATAAATATAttgatgtatttaataaagacaAACCTGGCTTAATCAAGAAAGTGAGACATGAAAGGCAGATGGGGCTTGCTAAAGCAAGAATCTCAGGCTGGAAAGCGGCCACAGGTCAGGTGGTGGCCATTCTGGATGCGCACATTGAAGTTAATTTGGAATG GGCAGAGCCACTACTTGCAAGAATCAAAGCAGACAGGACAGTAGTGCTGTCTCCAGTGTTTGACAATGTGCGTTTTGACACACTGGAGGTTATTGAGTATATTGCATCTGCTCATGCGTTCGACTGGAACCTCTGGTGCATGTATGAGTCCTTCCGGCCAGAATGGTACAACAACAACGATCCATCAGTACCAGGGAA GAGTCCCTCAATCATGGGTATTCTTGTTGCCGATCGCCAGTTCCTGGGAGAAATTGGAGTTTTGGATGAAGGGATGACAATTTATGGCGGGGAAAATGTTGAACTTGCAATACGT GTCTGGCTCTGCGGTGGGAGCATTGAAGTGGTGCCGTGTTCAAAGATCGCTCACATTGAAAGAGAACATAAGCCATATTCACGAGATCTCAGCAAACCCATGCTCCGAAACGCCCTGAGAGTGGCTGAAATCTGGCTGGATGAATACAAATCAAATGTGAATATTGCCTGGAATCTCCCTCTTCAG aATCATGGGATTGATATTGGCAATgtaactgaaagaaaaatgttacgAGAGAAACTTAAATGTAAGCCCTTCAAATGGTATCTGGAAAATGTATATCCTCTCCTAAACAGCTGGGAAGACATAATTGCTTATGGTGCG CTGAAGAATAACATCAAGGAAAAATACTGTATTGATCAAGGTGAAGTTCCTGGAAGTGTACCTATTCTGTATGAATGTCATTACTATGACCCTCAG CATTGTTATTACAACCGTAATGGAGAGATCTACATCGGAGGCATCAAATCTCACACGTATAACTCGAACCGTTGTCTAATGGATTCTGGTAGTGGAAATACACCAGCATTGCATGACTGCAAAAATGCCAAGGAGAAAGGACTGGGGATATACTGGGACTTTTCTCAG ggaAGTGCGATAAGGAACAGAAACACAAATCGATGTCTTGAGATCGGACAAGGGGAGGATTCCTACTACCGTCTTATTTTGCAAACATGCACAGGGCAAAAATGGACAATACAACATGTTATCAAAGACTTTTAA
- the ribc2 gene encoding RIB43A-like with coiled-coils protein 2 isoform X1: MNEVELLSDRVAAVQLERRRNRELQRRERIFSDKVRTIGVSLFGGDYFIQPYTASASSFVDFSLGQVDKDALDHQVKELREKGQRQANEFKIYADELLCGDRVACVLEQRQKKDERLLNEAIVHFRQHFQQPASRREFDLNDPELLRKQEGVRILPGLTGEDPAQKDRLRKQQEQLRAWSLQQQDELERAKQQLQQEMHQYDQSRLALDDQALELQKMEEQSKKAAAIATKDFNLILAAEIANRRLQEHHEEEESNQTDILNQLNGDLLMENPEQNISVLGLSRLRREYYKGMSPKELQQYTQYQLQQAEDKKRVVVKQREKELQEHQEHMTSARAALLLERRQARINKELRRAMDNTNAKLAQAHDAQKKHLQDVYTNIPDERYFSQFNTSSR; this comes from the exons ATGAACGAAGTTGAGCTTCTGTCAGACCGAGTTGCAGCTGTTCAGCTCGAAAGGAGGAGAAACAGGGAGCTGCAGCGCCGAGAGAGGATCTTCAGTGATAAAGTCCGCACGATTGGAGTGAGTTTGTTTGGTGGAGACTACTTCATACAGCCGTACACTGCATCTGCGAGCTCATTTGTTGATTTCTCTCTTGGTCAGGTTGACAAAGATGCTCTCGACCACCAAGTTAAAGAACTAAGAGAGAAAGGCCAACGCCAAGCGAATGAGTTTAAAATCTATG ctgatgaGCTGCTGTGCGGTGATCGTGTGGCTTGCGTGCTGGAGCAGCGGCAAAAGAAAGATGAGCGTCTGTTGAATGAAGCCATTGTGCATTTCAGGCAACACTTTCAACAACCTGCCAGTCGGCGTGAGTTTGATCTGAACGATCCAGAGCTGCTGAGGAAGCAGGAAGGGGTGCGGATACTGCCGGGGCTTACCGGAGAAGATCCGGCCCAGAAGGACAGGCTGAGGAAGCAGCAGGAGCAGCTCAGAGCATGGTCCCTACAACAGCAAGACGAGCTAGAGCGAGCGAAACAACAGTTACAACAAGAAA TGCACCAGTATGATCAAAGCAGACTGGCTCTAGACGACCAAGCTCTTGAATTGCAGAAGATGGAGGAACAAAGCAAGAAGGCTGCAGCCATTGCCACCAAAGACTTTAACCTCATTCTG GCTGCAGAAATCGCTAATCGACGTCTACAGGAGCACCATGAAGAAGAGGAAAGCAACCAGACGGACATCCTGAACCAGCTAAATGGAGACCTGCTGATGGAAAACCCTGAGCAGAATATTAGTGTGCTGGGTCTGTCTCGCCTGCGCAGGGAGTATTACAAGGGAATGAGTCCTAAGGAGCTCCAGCAGTACACACAATACCAGCTGCAGCAAGCAGAAGATAAGAAG CGTGTTGTCGTGAAGCAACGAGAAAAGGAGCTTCAGGAGCATCAAGAGCACATGACATCTGCCCGTGCTGCGCTGCTGCTAGAAAGACGGCAAGCACGCATTAATAAGGAGCTGCGCAGGGCAATGGACAACACCAACGCAAAGCTGGCTCAGGCCCATGATGCTCA GAAGAAACATCTTCAGGATGTTTACACAAATATTCCAGACGAGCGCTATTTTTCCCAGTTTAATACCAGCAGTAGATAA
- the ada2a gene encoding adenosine deaminase 2-A, which translates to MLSVSVRDLMQMWMLFLWCTSCNCGPDPRKRESLIRLEASRRTGGNVTLNEREKLLDEKLQELKRYDMEARPFPPSIHFFKAKHVIDQSPVFSLLQKMPKGAALHVHDFAMVSVDWLVKNVTYRENCYVCFTDEQIVQFIFSSGQPASRPRCSSWILLRSLREKIKNSTDLDNSFIRNLTLFTEDPDRAYPSQDTVWKRFEQAFLVAYGLVTYAPVFKDYLYEGLRQFYEDNIMYVEIRALLPLTYELDGRLNNKDWSMRACQDVVKRFTANYQDFFGARVIFTVHRGINATEAVKTVEEAMTLQRNFPDIMAGFDFVGQEDLGRPLWYFKDALSLPEDRGVNLPYFFHAGETDLQGTDVDQNLMDALLFNTTRIGHGFALARHPVVKEMSRKMNVPLEVCPISNQVLKLVADLRDHPVAVLMAEGHPVVISSDDPALFGATALSHDFYEAFMGFGGMSFNLGTLKELVINSLRYSSLPSQNKKKAIEVLLIKWDKFVSESLL; encoded by the exons ATGCTTTCAGTGTCAGTAAGAGACCTGATGCAGATGTGGATGCTGTTTCTGTGGTGTACATCATGCAACTGTGGACCAGATCCCAGGAAGCGGGAATCTCTGATAAGGCTGGAGGCGTCTAGACGGACAGGAGGCAACGTAACACTGAACGAGAGAGAAAAACTGCTTGACGAAAAGCTTCAGGAACTGAAGCGGTATGATATGGAAGCAAGACCGTTCCCACCGTCCATCCATTTCTTCAAGGCAAAACATGTCATTGATCAAAGTCCGGTCTTTAGTTTGCTTCAGAAGATGCCTAAAG GTGCGGCTCTGCATGTTCATGACTTTGCTATGGTAAGCGTGGATTGGCTGGTGAAGAACGTGACCTACAGAGAGAACTGCTACGTGTGTTTCACAGACGAGCAGATCGTGCAGTTTATCTTCTCCTCTGGACAGCCTGCGTCTCGTCCACGCTGCTCCTCATGGATTTTGCTCAGATCCCTCAGGGAGAAGATTAAAAACAGCACTGATTTGGACAACAG TTTCATTCGAAATCTCACGCTCTTCACCGAGGACCCAGACAGAGCCTATCCTAGCCAAGATACTGTGTGGAAGAGATTTGAGCAGGCTTTCTTAGTGGCCTATGGGCTGGTCACTTATGCACCCGTGTTCAAAGACTACCTCTATGAAGGTCTCAGACAGTTTTATGAGGACAATATCATGTATGTGGAAATCAGGGCACTGCTGCCATTG aCATATGAGCTAGATGGCAGACTTAATAATAAGGACTGGAGCATGAGGGCCTGCCAAGACGTTGTGAAAAGATTTACAGCAAACTACCAAGATTTCTTTGGCGCTCGGGTGATTTTTACAGTCCACAG GGGTATAAATGCAACTGAGGCGGTGAAGACAGTAGAGGAAGCGATGACTCTACAGAGGAACTTTCCAGATATCATGGCAGGCTTTGACTTT GTTGGACAAGAAGACCTTGGAAGACCTCTATGGTACTTCAAGGACGCTTTGAGTCTACCTGAAGACAGGGGTGTTAACCTGCCCTACTTTTTCCACGCAGGAGAGACAG ATTTGCAGGGAACAGATGTCGATCAGAACCTCATGGATGCTCTTCTATTCAACACCACACGTATAGGTCACGGCTTTGCTTTGGCACGTCATCCTGTAGTTAAAGAGATGTCTAGAAAGATGAATGTACCACTTGAAGTCTGTCCAATCTCAAATCAG GTGTTGAAACTGGTCGCAGACCTGCGGGACCACCCAGTGGCGGTGCTGATGGCCGAGGGTCACCCTGTAGTGATCAGCTCTGATGATCCAGCTCTATTTGGGGCCACTGCTCTTTCACATGATTTCTATGAAGCCTTCATGGGCTTTGGAGGAATGAGCTTTAATTTAGGTACACTGAAAGAGCTGGTCATAAACTCCCTCAG GTACAGCTCATTGCCAagtcaaaataagaaaaaggcTATTGAGGTATTGCTGATAAAATGGGACAAGTTTGTTTCTGAAAGTTTACTGTAG
- the ndufa9a gene encoding NADH dehydrogenase [ubiquinone] 1 alpha subcomplex subunit 9, mitochondrial: MAVVSLICRPGGVLPKLSGTCSPVLLAAGPVTVQHRKIHHALVPKGKGGRSSSSGIAATVFGATGFLGRYVVNRLGRIGSQIVIPHRCDQYDLQYLKPMGDLGQITFLEWDARDKESIKRAISYSNVVINLVGREWETRNYKFEDIFVSIPQQIARAAREAGIKKFIHMSHLNADIRSPSKYLRNKAVGEEVVREEFPDAIIMKPSECFGREDKFLNHFANMRWFGKAVPLIAMGKETVKQPVYIVDVAKAIDHAIKDPDANGKTYALAGPNRYLLHDLVEYVYAMIHSPFLAYSVPRPLYHLIATYFEMNPFEPWTTRDKVDRFHTTDMKYPDLPGLEDLGITPSSIEQKAIETLRRHRRFRYLDAKIGESKPAKTVSY; encoded by the exons ATGGCGGTTGTCAGTCTGATTTGCCGTCCTGGGGGTGTCCTTCCCAAGCTTTCAG GCACCTGTTCTCCAGTGTTGTTGGCGGCTGGTCCTGTGACGGTTCAGCACAGAAAGATCCACCATGCCCTGGTGCCCAAAGGAAAAGGAGGCCGCTCATCCTCCAGTGGAATAGCTGCAACAGTGTTCGGAGCCACTGGCTTTCTGGGGAGATATGTTGTCAACCGACTCG gACGTATCGGCTCCCAGATCGTGATTCCTCACCGATGTGACCAGTACGATCTCCAGTACCTCAAACCTATGGGCGATCTGGGCCAGATCACCTTTTTG GAATGGGATGCAAGGGATAAGGAATCAATCAAAAGAGCGATATCTTACTCCAACGTGGTGATCAACCTTGTGGGAAGAGAGTGGGAGACCag AAACTACAAGTTCGAAGACATCTTCGTCTCCATCCCCCAACAGATCGCAAGGGCAGCACGTGAAGCCGGAATCAAAAAGTTCATCCATATGTCCCACCTTAACGCAGATATCCGCAGCCCTTCGAAGTACCTAAGGAATAAG GCTGTAGGTGAGGAAGTGGTGCGGGAAGAGTTCCCCGATGCCATCATTATGAAACCCTCTGAGTGCTTTGGAAGAGAGGATAAATTCTTGAACCACTTTGCTA ACATGCGTTGGTTTGGCAAAGCTGTTCCTCTTATTGCAATGGGCAAGGAGACAGTCAAACAGCCTGTTTAT ATAGTGGATGTAGCCAAAGCCATTGACCATGCCATCAAAGACCCCGATGCTAATGGGAAAACATATGCATTAGCTGG ACCCAACCGTTATCTACTTCATGACTTGGTGGAGTACGTATACGCCATGATCCACAGTCCGTTTTTGGCTTACTCCGTACCTCGCCCTCTCTATCA CCTCATCGCAACATATTTTGAGATGAACCCATTCGAGCCCTGGACAACCCGTGATAAAGTCGACCGG TTCCACACAACGGACATGAAGTACCCCGACCTCCCAGGACTGGAGGATTTGGGCATCACACCTTCCTCCATCGAGCAGAAGGCCATTGAAACGTTGCGTCGTCATCGCCGTTTCCGCTACCTGGATGCTAAGATCGGAGAGAGCAAGCCTGCCAAAACAGTCAGCTATTAA